GCCTTGTTTTCAATCGGCTTAATGTTTTCCGGCATGTCGAATCCAAAAAAAGTACTCGATTTTCTTGATCTTTTTGGACAATGGGATGCAAGTCTTGCTTTTGTGATGATGGGCGCAATTGCGGTTGCATTCATTCCATTTCAGAAAGCCGTTCGGCAAGTAAAACCTCAGACACTTTTCCATGAGAGCATCGATTTGCCTAAAAACAACCCAATTGATCGAAAATTAATTTTAGGGGCGTTGATCTTTGGTGCTGGCTGGGGAATCGCAGGGATCTGTCCTGCACCGAGTTTTACACTGATCGGCTTAGGGCATTACCAAGCCTTATATTTTGTGCTTTCTATGTTGCTCGGCGTATATATCCATCAAAAATGGAGTGAGAGATCAAAATGATTAAGCGAAAACACAGCCTGATGTCTATCCAACATTTTTTCGATGAAAACACCCATACATTAAAGACATCGACTCTGCATGCGGATCATCTTTCTGCTGCACACTATCTGAAAACGCAGCTGGGCGGTAAAGTGGCGATGAGTCATAAGATTGTTGACGTTCAGGACACTTTTAGCAAAATTTATAATTTAGATATCAAAGCGTTTAACACGTCTCAACCTTTTGATTATCTATTTGATGATGAAGAAGTTTTCTACATTGGTCAGTTGAAGGCATATAACATTCCAACCCCAGGACATACGCCTGCTTGTCTAAGTTACGTGGTAGATGATGCAGTATTTGTGGGAGACACATTATTTATGCCGGATTATGGTACGGCACGCTGTGATTTTCC
The sequence above is drawn from the Acinetobacter lanii genome and encodes:
- a CDS encoding DUF6691 family protein: MKNLSALLFGALFSIGLMFSGMSNPKKVLDFLDLFGQWDASLAFVMMGAIAVAFIPFQKAVRQVKPQTLFHESIDLPKNNPIDRKLILGALIFGAGWGIAGICPAPSFTLIGLGHYQALYFVLSMLLGVYIHQKWSERSK